In Sphingobacterium sp. SYP-B4668, the sequence ATGGAAAAAACGTATGCAAGTGTTTGGAATAGTTGTCTTCAGATTATCAAAGACAATATACCTGCGCAAAGTTTCAAGACGTGGTTTGAACCGGTGAAAGCGCTGAAGCTTGAAGAGAACGTTTTAACTATTCAGGTGCCGAGCTTATTTTTTTATGAGTGGCTTGAAGAGCATTATGTAGGCATTCTCCGTAAAACCGTTAAAAAGTTTTTAGGAGAGCAGGGAAGGTTGGAGTATAATATTGTTGTCGAGAAATCATCCAGCAATAATCCATATACTACCAATATTCCCTCTAATGGAAACGGAGCTGAAGGAAAACGTCAATCGATACCGGTTCCAGTGAATTTGAATAAGAATATCAAAAATCCTTTTGTTATTCCTGGATTAAAGAAACTGCAAGTCGATCCTCAACTTAATCAACACTACACTTTTGACAATTTCATTGAAGGTGAATGTAATCGGTTAGCGAGATCTGCAGGGTATGCTGTGGCAAATAAACCCGGAGGTACATCGTTTAATCCGCTTATGCTTTATGGTGATGTAGGGTTAGGTAAGACGCATCTCGCTCAAGCAATCGGCAATGAGATAAAACGTAATCTTCCAGATAAGTTGGTTATCTATGTGTCTTGTGAAAAATTTTGTCAGCAGTTTGTAGATTCCCTTAAGAATAATACGATTAATGATTTCGTAAATTTCTATCAGGCTATGGATGTTATTATTATGGATGATGTTCATAATTTTGCGGGCAAGGAAAAGACACAGGATATTTTCTTTCACATTTTCAATCATCTTCACCAATCTGGCAAACAGGTAATCCTAACCTCGGACAAGGCACCGAAGGATTTAGCTGGACTGGAGGAGCGTCTATTGAGTCGTTTTAAATGGGGATTGTCAGCCGATATCCAAGTTCCAGATTTGGAAACTAGAATGGCTATTCTTAAGAAAAAAATGTACTCAGATGGTATTGAGTTACCAGAGAATGTAGTAGAGTATGTCGCTCATCAGATTGATAACAGTGTGCGTGAACTGGAAGGTGCCATGGTTTCTCTACTTGCTCAGTCTACTTTGAATAAAAAGGAAATCGATCTCAATCTGGCGAAGTCCATGTTGAAGAACTTTGTGAAGAATACCAGCAAAGAGATATCGATGGAGTATATTCAAAAATTAGTGTGTGAGTATTTTGAAGTACCAGTAGAGATGGTTAAATCTAAAGTACGAAAACGCGAGATTGTACAAGCTCGTCAAATTTCAATGTACTTAGCTAAGAATCATACAAAGTCATCCTTAAAGTCCATCGGTAATTTCTTTGGGGGGCGTGACCACTCTACCGTAATCTATGCTTGTCAGACTGTTGAAGATCTGATAGAGACAGATAAGAAATTCAAGACCTACGTACAAGATATCTTGAAGAAGCTGAAGGCATCCTAAGCAGGTACAAAAGAATCAAAAAAGGTGGACTGTAAATCAGTCCACCTTTTTTTTTGTAGGATAGCAAAATAGGATTTCATGTTTTTTTTTACAAAAAAGAGGCCTTGTTACTTAACAAGACCCCTAATTGCTAATTTATGAAACCTATTATTGCATTATTATCCATTACTGTTGTGGTTCAGTCTGTTCAACTGGTTGAACGGGCTCTATTGGAGTAGTAGGTGTTTGCTCCTCAACTGGAGCTGCTTCTGGTATTTCTTTTGGAGCTCTCTCTTTGACAATTTTTTCAAATAAAGGTTTTTGCTCATCTGTCAATACTTCAACTATTTTAGCGTCTGTCTGTGCTTGTAATTTAGCCACTTGTTCAGCTTTTACTTCTTTTGATACACTTGCATCAGCAAATAATGCTTGCTCTGCTTTGGCATATTCTAATGTAGCGTTGTATACAGTTGGTTGTTGTTCTTCAGTAAGTGTGAGTTGTTGGGTTAATACAGTAACAACTTGTTTTGCATTATCTTCTGGTGATTGGGCCTGTTGCGTTTGTGCAAATGTTAATCCTAATGCTAAGAAAAATCCGATACCTGTTAAAACTAATTTTTTCATCTTTTTAAATTTTTATGCGTTTAAAACTCATTATTGAATTCGTTACATTAATAACAGCGGTTTGCTATGTTTTAGTATCTAATTGTATCATGTTTGTTACTTTTTAACATTACTTAACACGTTTGTCTTTTGTAAAAAGTTGAATATCAGTTATTTAAAATGTAACACATAAGTTGCAAAAAAATGTTAAATATAAAGTGGATTGGAGTGCCGGAAGAGGAAATATATTATTTTGAAGGGATATATTCGTTGATATGGTCGAAAATCTTCGTTTCGAAGATATGCTGACATCCTTCTTCGAATCCAATTTCAATTGGTATATAATAGAATGGGTACTGGTGTAAGGGGGTATAATCCAGCCGTTGAAAATCTTTCTCCGTTGTGAGGAATATTTTTTTTGTATTGGTAATACCTTTGTACATCTCTTCTATTTTTTGAATATCTAAGGATGAGAATGTGTGGTGATCGGCAAAAGGCATATGTACGAGCCTATTGACGAGAGGGGACAAATATTGGATGAGTGGAGCTGGATTGGCTATTCCGGTGATGAGCAATACATCTGTATCGCTTAAATCTCCCGTAAATAGCCGTCCTTTGGCATCTATACCAGTATTGTACTGGATATGAGTAAAATATATAGGAGCAGTCTGATTATGCTTTCTTAGTCTCTTTTCTATATTAGATCGCTCGTCTGGACGTATTTCAGCTGGACTCTTAGTGACAATTAGTACATCAGCTCTATGACTTTCCATCATCATATCTCGATAATTTCCTGTTGGTAGTAATAGTGGAAGTTTGTCTATAGATCGGTAATCAAATAAGAGGATGGAAAAACTGGGTTGAAGTTTTCGATGTTGAAATGCATCATCGAGTAAGATAATGTCATGTGTAGCTTTTAGTTGTTCAATGCCGAAACACCTATCTTCGGATACAGATACCGTTACAGTTGGAAATTTTCTTTTGAATTGAAGAGGTTCATCGCCGACTTCTTCCGCTGAGGAACTTTCGCTAACATATCTGAAGCCATTGGTCTTACGACCATACCCTCTGCTCAAGGTAGCTAATGTGTGTTTGTCTTTTAGTAGGCGTATTAGAAATTCGGTCATTGGGCTTTTTCCAGTTCCTCCGATAGCTAGATTGCCAATAACTATAGTAGGAAAGTCAAAAGATTTGCTTTTCAATATATGATGATCATAAAGACGATTTCGTGTCCATATGATAATCATGTACAGGATTGTAAAAGGAAAAAGTAACCACCTTAACCAAATCATAACCAATTACTTTTGGGACCGCTGCATTAAGTATCTGCGATAACGCTGTATAATAAAGAGGATAATGACAATCGGAAAAATATACTTTTTAAATGGATGTTCATCATCCATCGTAAAGAAAGAAGCAGCACATATGACGACTAAAAAAAGGTATATATAGCTGAAATTGGGATGTAACAAGTATTGTTTAAATTTATCCATAACTATTTTCTGACAACTTTGATACCGACATCATTTACGTTCATGAGTGGATTCTCACGCATATTTTGCTCTATTCCAAAGATATAAACCCCGGTATCCGGAAAATGGTAGTTTTCATGTAAAAGCGCTTGATGTGCATATAGGCTTCCTGCACTACTTCCTGTCCATTTGC encodes:
- the dnaA gene encoding chromosomal replication initiator protein DnaA, encoding MEKTYASVWNSCLQIIKDNIPAQSFKTWFEPVKALKLEENVLTIQVPSLFFYEWLEEHYVGILRKTVKKFLGEQGRLEYNIVVEKSSSNNPYTTNIPSNGNGAEGKRQSIPVPVNLNKNIKNPFVIPGLKKLQVDPQLNQHYTFDNFIEGECNRLARSAGYAVANKPGGTSFNPLMLYGDVGLGKTHLAQAIGNEIKRNLPDKLVIYVSCEKFCQQFVDSLKNNTINDFVNFYQAMDVIIMDDVHNFAGKEKTQDIFFHIFNHLHQSGKQVILTSDKAPKDLAGLEERLLSRFKWGLSADIQVPDLETRMAILKKKMYSDGIELPENVVEYVAHQIDNSVRELEGAMVSLLAQSTLNKKEIDLNLAKSMLKNFVKNTSKEISMEYIQKLVCEYFEVPVEMVKSKVRKREIVQARQISMYLAKNHTKSSLKSIGNFFGGRDHSTVIYACQTVEDLIETDKKFKTYVQDILKKLKAS
- the lpxK gene encoding tetraacyldisaccharide 4'-kinase → MIWLRWLLFPFTILYMIIIWTRNRLYDHHILKSKSFDFPTIVIGNLAIGGTGKSPMTEFLIRLLKDKHTLATLSRGYGRKTNGFRYVSESSSAEEVGDEPLQFKRKFPTVTVSVSEDRCFGIEQLKATHDIILLDDAFQHRKLQPSFSILLFDYRSIDKLPLLLPTGNYRDMMMESHRADVLIVTKSPAEIRPDERSNIEKRLRKHNQTAPIYFTHIQYNTGIDAKGRLFTGDLSDTDVLLITGIANPAPLIQYLSPLVNRLVHMPFADHHTFSSLDIQKIEEMYKGITNTKKIFLTTEKDFQRLDYTPLHQYPFYYIPIEIGFEEGCQHIFETKIFDHINEYIPSK